From the Scomber japonicus isolate fScoJap1 chromosome 8, fScoJap1.pri, whole genome shotgun sequence genome, the window GTGGCGTGCTAACTGACCATATTAGGACAGACATTAAGacatttactttacatttaaactgttATTTGTGGGTCCATTACTATTACATCCTTTTAGAAATACGTCTAAACTCATGTGGTGTATTGTCTGTCTGTTCAGATGTTAGTAAGAGCATGGCATCCAGACAGAAGCTGGAGACGCAGCTAACAGAGAACAACATTGTCAAAGAGGTAACGCCTTCTTTAAATCTGCTTTAGAGACTAGTGTCACTGTTATTAGCCCCTTTCATTTGGAATAAATGCAATGTTCAgcttcacatctctctctctctgtccgtcCCTCCCTCTATTCACAGGAGATGGATCTACTGGACAGCACCAACACAGTTTATAAGCTTATTGGTCCAGTTTTAGTGAAGCAAGACCTGGATGAGGCCAAAGCCACAGTTGCAAAAAGGCTGGAGTATATTAACGGAGAGATGTGAGTCACTAAACCTGTGGTACAGTGCAGTAGTCAAGTCATGTGCTACATTCTGTTCACTGAGACTATGAGACGTCAACCTGCAcaagaaatatgttttaaaatatgttgtgtGAACATAAAGACACACTTTCACTTCCTGCAGCTTAGCGAGCGTTTGATATTTATTAATGGCAGAGAGCAGTGGTGTATTGGGGCTGCATGATTCTGgtcaaaatatgaataatggTATTTTCGACTTTGAATTCAGATCACAAATGTTTCCCTTTCTATacttattttaaacaaaaaagagaCTGCCATACTCATGTTTGATTCCATAGTTCGGCTTCAACATAAATCTGTTGAGTAACAGTCACTGGAAGACTTTGAGGAGCATTTGTCAAGCTAAGCATTAATCCCTTGTTTTGCAGTATTGACGAGTCATACAGTGCATCtggaaagtattcacaccccttcactttactcacattttgttatgttacagccttattccaaaattgattaaattcctttttttccctcatcaatctacacacaataccccataatgacTAAGCAAAAAAGGTTTATTAGAAATTTTTGtaaatttattaaaaataaaaaactgaaatatctcatgCACATAAGTATTAACACCCTTTACTCAGTGCTTATTTGAGGTAGGCTTGGCAGCGATTACAGTCTCAAGTCTTCTTGGGTATGAAGCTACAAGCTTAGCACACTGTATTTGGGGTATTTTTCCCATTCTTCtatgaaaactgaaatatcacatGTATGTAAGTATTCACACTCTTTTGCTATGTGCATCCTGTTTCCACTGATCATCCTTGAGATGTTTCTACATCTTGATTGGAGTCCACCAGTAGTAAATTCAATTGATTGGACATGATTTGCAAAAGCACACACCTGTCTATATAAGGTCCTACTGTTGACAGTGAACATCAGAGCAGAAACCAACCCATGAAGTCTAAGGAATTGTCTGTAGACCTCCGAGGCAGGATTGTATTGAGGCACAGATCTGCAGCATTGAAGGTCCTGAAGAGCAGAGTGGTCTCCATCATTCGTAAAGGGAAGAAGTTTGGAACCACCAGGACTCTTCCTAGAGCTGAGCAGCCAAACTGAGCAATCGGGGGAGAAGGGCCTTAGTCAGGGAGATGACCAAGAACCTCATGATCACTCTGACAGAGCTCCAGCATTCCTCTGTGGAGATGGTAGAACCTTCCAGAAGGACAACCATCTCTGCAGCACTTTCATCACCTGGCTAATACCATCCCTATGGTGAAGCAcagtggtggcagcatcatgctgtggggATGTTTTTCAGCGACAGGAACTGGGAGATCGAGGGAAAGATGAACAGAGCAAGGTAAAGAGAGATCCTTGATGAAAACCTGCTCCAGAGGGCTCAGGACCTCAGACTGGTGGCTTCGGGACAAGTCTGTGAATGTCCAGACTTGAACGCAGTTAAACATCCCAGTCTAACCTGACAGAGCTTGAGAGGATCTGCAGAGAAGAATAGGAGAAATACCCCAAATACAGGTGTGCTAAGCTTGTAGCTTCATACCCAAGAAGACTTGAGGCTGTAATCGCTGCCAAGGCTGCCTCAACTAAGCACTGAGTAAAGAGTGTGAATACTTATGTACATGCAATATttcatgtcttttatttttaatacatttgcaaacatttttaaacaacctTTTTTGCTTTGTCACTGTAGGGTATTATGTGTAGATTGATGAAGGgggaaaaataatttaatcaatgtaggaataaggctgtaacataacaaaatgtgaggaaagtgaaggggtgtgaatactttctggATGCACTGTATCTTTGGCTAACTTGACCTAATAAGTCATTACCTACATGTAGTCTGTTATTTCCCCACTTGTGGATGTTTGAGTGGTCTATCAATCCAGACTTTCAGCTGAAGTTTTCCTGGCCCTTCCTGGCTCACTACAGTTCACTGACTGATTATATAAGACCGGATCATGACAAAAAACATATACTTAAACTTTAAGTATGCACACTAAAAACAGCTTTACCAAAACATGAGTTTAATTTGCTGATGATAGTGTGACAGCTCCAGAAATCTATCAGAAAACAAAGTgacagtgtgtgctgtgtgtgtgtgtgtgtgtgtgtgtctgtgttttatataaaaaggTGTAGATGAATTATGTTACCTGTGTTTTATTCTAATGTTTTACTACCATCTGAAAAGTTGTGAAAGTCTTATTGAAAAGTCttatgctttttgtttttccccGTTTTTTTCATTCCAGTCAAAGGTATGAGACGCTCCTGAAAGACATGGAGAAGAAATCGGAACAGCACCGAGAAGTCTTGTCCAGTTTACAGCAGGAGTTTCAGAAAGCTCAAGGCCTCGCTGTGGGAAAAGTCTGACCAAGTGATGATGCTGCACGCATGCTCTAACATATAGACAAAGAAAACTCAGTCGAAAGGACTTTAGTTGGTATCATTTTTATGATATAGATCTACAGCGTCATGCCAGTAAATTCTGCTTGTCATTGTCATTCATTTGCAGCTTTATTACTGTGACATTTCTCTTGTAactaataaatgtgtttttcacgAAAAGTTCTacccttctctctgtgtgtgtgtgtgtgtgtgtggaggggggggggggggggggggggggggggcacattaGCTTTAATCACTGGGGCAGGCTGCTGACCACAGGAGCAGATGTTTTCCAGTCTCTGCCCCGCCCCTCAGCTTGCAGTGGTGCAGCACAGTTCACATTCATGACTGTGTGTTAAAGCCTTTTCCTCCATGACCAC encodes:
- the pfdn6 gene encoding prefoldin subunit 6, producing MAEAIQKKLKAELEKYTQMQKDVSKSMASRQKLETQLTENNIVKEEMDLLDSTNTVYKLIGPVLVKQDLDEAKATVAKRLEYINGEIQRYETLLKDMEKKSEQHREVLSSLQQEFQKAQGLAVGKV